In Brevibacillus brevis, a genomic segment contains:
- a CDS encoding NAD-dependent succinate-semialdehyde dehydrogenase translates to MKQAELNMGIYVNGEWVKLAETIPVQNPATLETVGSVPDASAEWGKKAVDAAHEAFQSWSKTSAYERAALLERWHQVIESRLDEIALVMTLEQGKPLAEAKGEVQYANSYIKWYAEEAKRIYGETIPAVSVTKRILVQKQPVGVVAAVTPWNFPAAMIARKIAPALAAGCTTVAKPAEQTPLTALLLAECAQQAGIPAGVINIVTTSNAGELVDAWMEDARVKKITFTGSTPVGKLLMRKAADTVKKVSLELGGLAPFIVAEDANIHEAVKGLMLSKFRNAGQTCICANRIYVHEKVKEPFLEEFTKAVAALRVGNGTEAGVEIGPLIDERAVKKVQNQIDDAVSKGATLHGEPTLEGSTGYFLKPVVISDVTDDMLCMQEETFGPIAPVSTFTDDREVIERANRTPFGLAAYVFTQSLTRAFYYSENLEYGIVGVNDGAPSVAQAPFGGMKESGLGREGGHHGIEEYLEVKYVSLGLI, encoded by the coding sequence ATGAAGCAGGCAGAATTGAATATGGGGATATACGTAAATGGGGAATGGGTGAAGCTGGCCGAAACCATCCCGGTCCAGAACCCGGCGACGCTGGAGACGGTAGGCAGCGTGCCGGATGCATCCGCAGAATGGGGCAAAAAAGCGGTAGATGCTGCCCATGAGGCCTTTCAATCGTGGTCGAAGACATCCGCCTATGAACGGGCCGCGCTGCTGGAGCGCTGGCATCAGGTGATCGAATCCCGCCTGGACGAAATCGCGTTGGTGATGACGCTGGAGCAAGGGAAGCCGCTCGCCGAAGCAAAGGGCGAGGTGCAATACGCCAACAGTTATATCAAATGGTATGCCGAGGAAGCGAAGCGCATTTACGGCGAGACAATTCCTGCTGTGTCCGTCACCAAGCGCATCCTGGTACAAAAGCAGCCCGTCGGTGTGGTCGCAGCTGTGACGCCGTGGAATTTCCCGGCGGCGATGATCGCCCGCAAAATCGCGCCCGCGTTGGCAGCCGGCTGCACAACCGTGGCGAAACCGGCGGAACAGACGCCGCTCACCGCCTTGCTGCTCGCTGAGTGCGCGCAGCAGGCAGGCATTCCGGCAGGGGTCATCAACATCGTGACGACCTCGAATGCAGGAGAGCTGGTAGACGCCTGGATGGAGGATGCCCGGGTGAAAAAAATCACCTTCACCGGATCGACTCCGGTGGGCAAGCTGCTGATGCGCAAAGCGGCGGATACCGTGAAAAAGGTCTCGCTGGAGCTGGGCGGACTGGCTCCGTTCATCGTGGCGGAGGACGCCAACATCCATGAGGCGGTGAAGGGGTTGATGCTGTCGAAGTTCCGAAACGCAGGACAGACCTGCATCTGCGCCAACCGCATCTACGTTCACGAAAAGGTAAAGGAGCCGTTCCTCGAAGAATTCACGAAGGCTGTCGCAGCGTTGCGCGTCGGAAATGGCACCGAGGCTGGCGTGGAGATCGGTCCGCTGATCGATGAGCGGGCTGTGAAAAAAGTGCAGAACCAAATCGACGATGCGGTGTCCAAAGGCGCTACCCTGCACGGCGAGCCGACGCTGGAAGGAAGCACGGGCTATTTCCTGAAGCCGGTGGTGATCTCGGACGTCACGGACGACATGCTGTGCATGCAGGAGGAGACATTCGGACCGATCGCGCCCGTCAGCACGTTTACGGACGACCGGGAAGTGATCGAGCGGGCAAACCGTACGCCATTCGGTCTGGCGGCCTACGTCTTCACCCAATCGTTGACCCGAGCGTTCTATTACTCGGAAAATCTGGAGTACGGCATCGTCGGTGTCAATGACGGGGCGCCTTCTGTGGCCCAAGCGCCGTTTGGCGGCATGAAAGAGAGCGGTCTGGGCCGGGAAGGCGGCCACCACGGCATCGAGGAGTATCTGGAAGTGAAATACGTTTCCCTGGGCCTTATTTAA
- a CDS encoding NAD(P)/FAD-dependent oxidoreductase produces MNQRFDVAIIGGGPAGLNAALVLGRARKDVLVIDEGRPHNRVTRESHGFLTRDGIKPAEFRRIAKEQILAYPSVHFAEETATAIEGSDGNFCITTAAGTTYRSKKLLFAVGMKDLPLDIDGLTEVYGKSAFVCPYCDGWELRDQPLALIAKGPRALHLAKTIAGWSDTYTILTHGGDEWTDAEREELRQHDVPFYTSPILRIESVEGMVQRIVLEDGTIVPCTGIFFAPKLTTGSDLPKALGCEVSETGTVVVDALGKTSVPGVYCAGDAATPHQYQVIAAAALGAAAAAGINGELLAEAWDSKRR; encoded by the coding sequence ATGAATCAACGTTTCGATGTAGCCATTATCGGCGGCGGCCCCGCAGGCTTGAACGCAGCCCTGGTCCTGGGAAGGGCGCGAAAGGACGTACTGGTCATCGATGAAGGGCGTCCGCACAATCGGGTGACCCGCGAGTCCCACGGATTCCTGACCCGGGACGGCATCAAGCCGGCCGAGTTTCGGCGGATTGCAAAGGAGCAGATTCTCGCCTACCCCTCCGTCCATTTTGCGGAGGAGACGGCGACAGCGATTGAAGGAAGCGACGGCAATTTTTGCATCACGACCGCAGCGGGAACGACCTACCGGAGCAAAAAGCTGCTCTTTGCGGTAGGCATGAAAGACCTTCCGCTGGACATCGACGGTCTGACGGAGGTGTACGGAAAAAGCGCCTTCGTCTGCCCGTATTGCGACGGATGGGAGCTGCGGGATCAGCCGCTTGCCTTGATCGCGAAAGGCCCGCGGGCGCTCCACCTGGCAAAGACGATCGCTGGATGGAGCGATACGTATACGATCTTGACCCATGGAGGGGATGAATGGACGGATGCAGAACGAGAAGAATTGAGACAGCACGACGTCCCTTTTTATACCTCGCCGATCCTGCGAATCGAATCGGTGGAAGGCATGGTGCAGCGGATCGTGCTGGAAGACGGTACGATTGTACCCTGCACCGGCATTTTCTTCGCCCCGAAGCTGACCACCGGATCCGATCTGCCTAAAGCTTTGGGGTGCGAGGTCTCGGAAACGGGAACAGTTGTAGTCGACGCCCTCGGGAAAACCAGCGTGCCAGGCGTTTACTGCGCAGGAGATGCTGCTACTCCCCACCAGTACCAAGTGATCGCGGCAGCTGCCCTTGGAGCTGCGGCGGCAGCGGGCATCAACGGCGAGCTGCTTGCGGAGGCGTGGGATTCCAAACGTCGATAA